Below is a genomic region from Nocardioides panacis.
CGCTACCCCCGGGGCGGCCAGCTCGGCCCCCTGCTGGGGTGGACGGGCGTGGCCACGGCCGACGACATGGCGCGCTGGCCGGACCTGCGGCTGGGAGCCGTCGTCGGGCGGTCCGGGCTGGAGCGGATCTACGACCCGATCCTGCGCGGCACCGACGGTCGTCGGTGCGTCTACGTCACGCCCGCGGGGAACCCGGCCCGGCTCGGCCCCTACACCCCGCCCCGGCGGGGCAGCACGGTGCGGCTCGCTCTCGACCTGGGACTGCAGCGCCGCCTGACAGGGGCGCTTGCCACCGTGCTGCGCGGGGTGCCGGGACAGCCCCGCGGGGACCTCGGCGGTTCCGTGGTGCTCGATCCGCGCAACGGCGAGGTCCTCGCGATGGCCAGCCTGCCGTCGTACCACAGCCGGGTGTTCGGCCCTCCGGTGCACAACCAGCGCCTGGCCCGACTGGCCCGCCGCCCGGCGAGCCCGATGCTCGAGCACGTGACGCAGGTGGCGGCCCCGCCCGGGTCGACCTTCAAGCTGGTCGTCGCCGCGGCGAACATGCGGCGAGGGCTGGTGTCGCCGTACCGGGTGCTACCCGGCGGCGGCTCCTGGACGTTGGGCAACCACACCTTCGGCAACTGGATGACCCTGCCGGCGCAGAACCTGATGGAGGCGATCGCCTGGTCCAACGACGTCTACTTCTACCAGCTCGCCTGGGCCCTGGGCCCCGGTCCGATCATCCACACCGCCCGCAGCCTGGGCGTCGGCCGGCCGACCGGCATCGACCTGCCCGGCGAGACCGGCGGGTACCTCGGGACCCCCGCCTCGGTCACCCGGGGCGGCGGCACCTGGTACCCCGGCTCCACGGTCATCCTCGGCATCGGCCAGGGCTACCTGACCGTGACGCCGTTGCAGGACGCGCTGTGGACAGGGGCGGTGGCGACCGGAGCCAGGGTGACGCCCCACCTCGGTCTCTCCTACCGCCACGGCGACGGGCCGTCCACCCGTCTGCGGTGGCCGAGGGCGCACCGGCTCCCCTACGCCGGCAAGCTCGGGCCGGTCCGGGCCGGCATGGCCCTCGCGGCGACCTCCGGCACGGCCAGCATCCTGACCGCGCTGCCGGTCCGGTCGGGCGCGAAGACCGGCTCCGCGGAGGACCCGTCCGCCCCCCACGGGGCACCCGACTCGTGGTTCACCGCGGCCGCTCCGTTGCGGCACCCCCGCATGGTGGCGACGTCGTTCGTGCGCGGTGGCGGCCACGGGGTGAGCACCTCAGGAGCGGTGGTGCTGCCGGTGATGCAGTACTTCTTCGCCCACGAGCGGCAGATCCTGGACGTCGGACCGCCGTCGGGGCACCGCCGCTGACGGCGTGGTCCACCGCCGCGGCACCGGGTCCCGGGGTCACATGGCGTCGACGAAGCTGTCCTCGTAGGCGTGCACCACGTCACGGTCACTGAGGCAGCGGGCCGCGCCCTCGGCCACGCAGGTCAACGGCCGCGCCGACATCCGCACCGGGAAGGCGAACGCGGACTCGACCAGCTTGGCGAACCCCCGCAGCTGGGTCGAGCCGCCGAAGAGCATGACCCCGTCGGTGAGGATGTCCTCGGCCGCCTGCGGAGGCAGGTCGTCGAGCGCACCCGCGAGCGCGGCGAGGATCGCGTCGACCGTCGGACGCAGCGCCTCGAGGACCTCCTCGGACTCCAGCGTCACGAGGCGCGGCCGCCCCGTGGCCAGGTCGACGCCCTGCACGACCGAGGACAGCCCCTCGTCGAGGTCCACCCGGCACTTCAGCGCCTCCACGCTCAGCTCGCCGACGAGCAGCTGGTGCTCGGCCCGCAGGTAGCGGTGCAGCGCCAGGGTCAGCTCGTCCCCGGCGATCCGCGACGAGCGGTGGGCCAGCAGACCGCCGTAGCAGAACGCGGTGACCTCCGACGTACCCCCGCCGACGTCCATGACCATGTGCGCCCGCGGCTCGAGCGGGTCCAACCCGCAGCCGACGGCACCGGCGATCGGCTCCGGGATCAGGCTCGGCTTGTGGATGCCGGCCTCCGCGGCCACCTCAAGGAGGGCCCGCCGTTCCAGTGCCGTCGCGCCGGCAGGCACCTCGATCACCGCCCGGGGGCGTACCCGCTGCCATCCGGGCACCGCGACCTTGCTCATCACCCCGACCAGGAAGCCTCGGGCTGCCTCCAGGTCGACGATCACGCCGTCGTGCAACGGCCGCATCGTCGTCAGCCCGACCGGGCAGCGGCCGACCAGGTCGCGGGCGTCGTTGCCCACCAGCAGGGGCCGCACCCGCCGTGAGCGAGCACCGGACGCCGGCACCACCATGACCGACGGCTCGTCCAGGACCACGCCGCGGCGCTGGTGGCACACCACCGTGTTGGCGGTGCCGATGTCGATGCCCAGACCGGCCATGCGGCCCCCTCGAAGACGACCCGATCGCGCCAACGTACGCGCCCCCACGGCCGCCGTCCCGGGCCATTGGTCCTCAACCGCCTCCCAGCGCAGGCTACGAACGAAGAGGGTTCCGCGCCATCAGCTCGCGGGGACGAGGTTCGTCGTCGGCAGGTCGAATTGCCGGACGTTGTCGCGCGCCGGATGCCTTGGTGCCGCCGGGCCGAGGGCGAAGTCGCGCAGCACCGTTGCCGTGACCCGGTTGACGAAGCGCAAGGTCCGGCGGGTCAGCGGGACCGGACAGCGGTCGGCGAGGGCGCACGTCCACCGCAGCGTGCCCACGTCGAGCAC
It encodes:
- a CDS encoding rod shape-determining protein, with the protein product MAGLGIDIGTANTVVCHQRRGVVLDEPSVMVVPASGARSRRVRPLLVGNDARDLVGRCPVGLTTMRPLHDGVIVDLEAARGFLVGVMSKVAVPGWQRVRPRAVIEVPAGATALERRALLEVAAEAGIHKPSLIPEPIAGAVGCGLDPLEPRAHMVMDVGGGTSEVTAFCYGGLLAHRSSRIAGDELTLALHRYLRAEHQLLVGELSVEALKCRVDLDEGLSSVVQGVDLATGRPRLVTLESEEVLEALRPTVDAILAALAGALDDLPPQAAEDILTDGVMLFGGSTQLRGFAKLVESAFAFPVRMSARPLTCVAEGAARCLSDRDVVHAYEDSFVDAM